One genomic region from Stutzerimonas decontaminans encodes:
- the flgC gene encoding flagellar basal body rod protein FlgC — protein MSFDSIYRIAGSSMNAQTVRLNTVASNLANTDSAAANPADVYQARKPMFAAVYENNSLTRGVGLGGAHVQVLDVVTSGAEPKRRYEPGNPLADGEGYVYYPDINEIEEMTDMMSATRSFETGVEVLNRVKSMQQSLLRLGEV, from the coding sequence ATGTCATTCGATTCCATCTACCGTATCGCCGGCTCGTCGATGAACGCGCAGACCGTGCGGCTGAACACCGTGGCCAGCAACCTGGCCAACACCGACTCGGCGGCGGCCAACCCTGCCGACGTCTACCAGGCGCGCAAGCCGATGTTCGCCGCGGTGTACGAGAACAACTCGCTGACTCGCGGCGTTGGCCTGGGCGGCGCCCATGTGCAGGTGCTCGACGTGGTGACTTCCGGTGCCGAGCCCAAGCGCCGCTATGAGCCGGGCAATCCGCTGGCCGACGGCGAGGGCTACGTCTATTACCCCGACATCAACGAGATCGAGGAAATGACCGACATGATGTCGGCCACCCGTAGCTTCGAGACCGGTGTCGAGGTGCTCAACCGCGTCAAGAGCATGCAGCAGAGCCTGCTGCGCCTGGGAGAAGTCTGA
- the flgB gene encoding flagellar basal body rod protein FlgB, translated as MSIRIEDALGVHERALGLRMQRSEVLAANLANEDTPGFQARDIDFGAEMQRLDDRASSRLSIAGSDPRMLYRVPTQASQDGNTVELSVEQAQFSRNSMDFQTSLTFLTMKFRGLKQAIEGR; from the coding sequence ATGAGTATACGGATTGAAGACGCCCTCGGCGTTCACGAACGCGCGCTGGGTTTGCGCATGCAGCGCAGCGAGGTCCTCGCGGCGAACCTGGCCAACGAGGACACCCCGGGCTTTCAGGCTCGCGACATCGATTTCGGCGCCGAAATGCAACGCCTGGATGATCGCGCCTCATCGCGCCTGAGCATCGCCGGCAGCGATCCGCGCATGCTCTATCGCGTACCGACCCAGGCCTCGCAGGACGGCAACACCGTCGAGCTGTCGGTCGAGCAGGCGCAGTTCTCGCGCAATTCCATGGATTTCCAGACCAGCCTGACCTTCCTGACCATGAAATTCCGTGGCCTGAAGCAGGCCATCGAGGGCCGCTGA
- the flgA gene encoding flagellar basal body P-ring formation chaperone FlgA — MTKSAKHRSLSNTLLPHRAQPEDGSGKRTSAWAALLLLPGLVWAQGGADEQIRQAVDRHLNDALLREAKRQGWQGARLSHDTSLPASAARLPRCDEPLQIGETGGSQSLLDRQRLMIRCAQANGWTLEVTSQPSVWLPAVHAQGIIERGQTLGRDDLRLEPINIGKAQRGYFNRLEEVQGMAAKRRIRAGQTLTPSLLAQPLAVKRGQPVKIVASHDGIEASTSGEALGDGQPGEVIRVRNVRSGKVIDAKVVEEGVVTSTF; from the coding sequence ATGACAAAAAGCGCAAAGCACAGGTCCCTCTCCAACACCCTGCTTCCGCATCGAGCGCAACCTGAGGACGGAAGCGGAAAACGTACTTCCGCCTGGGCAGCGCTGCTGTTGCTGCCTGGCTTGGTGTGGGCGCAAGGCGGTGCCGATGAGCAGATTCGCCAGGCCGTCGACCGGCACCTGAACGATGCGCTGCTGCGCGAAGCGAAGCGCCAGGGTTGGCAGGGCGCACGTCTGAGCCATGACACAAGCCTGCCGGCCAGCGCCGCGCGACTGCCCCGCTGCGACGAGCCGCTACAGATTGGCGAAACGGGTGGCAGCCAGTCTCTGCTGGACCGCCAGCGCCTGATGATCCGTTGTGCGCAAGCGAATGGCTGGACGCTGGAAGTCACCAGTCAACCCAGTGTGTGGCTGCCGGCAGTGCACGCCCAGGGCATCATCGAACGCGGGCAGACGCTGGGGCGGGACGACCTCAGGCTCGAACCGATCAATATCGGCAAGGCCCAGCGCGGTTATTTCAATCGCCTGGAAGAGGTGCAGGGCATGGCCGCGAAACGACGCATCCGCGCCGGGCAGACACTTACCCCCTCGCTGCTGGCGCAGCCGTTGGCAGTCAAGCGCGGCCAGCCGGTAAAGATCGTTGCCAGCCACGACGGTATCGAAGCCTCCACCAGCGGCGAGGCGCTGGGTGACGGACAACCCGGCGAGGTAATTCGCGTACGCAACGTACGCAGCGGCAAGGTGATCGATGCGAAGGTGGTGGAAGAAGGCGTGGTGACCAGTACGTTCTAG
- the lafA gene encoding lateral flagellin LafA, with amino-acid sequence MALSIHTNYSSLVTQTNLTKTNNALGTNQQRLGTGLRINSAADDAAGLQIATRLTAQSRGMGVAIRNVNDSVSLLQTGEGALSEMTDIVQRMKDLATQSANDTNSQDDRDALQAEYDELGKELYNIMENTKYAGETLFTATATTGKFSAAAGVVLQIGSSTAETMTVQADTEVTDLQTALGGLSSAYSAAGTAGTEIAAQAGANTMIDTLSDALDDIGALRAKFGANINRLNHTSNNLANMKDNTEMAKGRIMDADFAMESANMSKNSMLMQSGISMLKQAGQMPGMVMGLLG; translated from the coding sequence ATGGCCCTGTCCATTCATACCAACTACTCCTCGCTGGTTACCCAGACCAACCTGACCAAGACCAACAACGCCCTGGGCACCAACCAGCAGCGTCTGGGCACCGGCCTGCGTATCAACAGCGCCGCCGACGATGCCGCCGGCCTGCAGATCGCCACCCGCCTGACCGCTCAGAGCCGTGGTATGGGCGTTGCGATACGCAACGTGAACGACTCGGTTTCGCTGCTGCAGACCGGTGAAGGCGCGCTGAGCGAAATGACCGACATCGTCCAGCGCATGAAAGACCTGGCCACTCAGTCAGCGAACGACACCAACTCCCAGGATGACCGCGACGCCCTGCAAGCCGAGTACGACGAGCTGGGCAAAGAGCTGTACAACATCATGGAGAACACCAAATACGCGGGAGAGACTCTGTTCACCGCTACCGCCACCACCGGCAAGTTCAGCGCAGCCGCTGGCGTGGTATTGCAGATCGGCTCCAGCACCGCCGAAACCATGACCGTGCAAGCCGACACCGAGGTGACCGATCTGCAGACCGCCCTGGGCGGCCTCTCCAGCGCGTACTCCGCCGCGGGCACTGCCGGTACCGAAATCGCCGCACAAGCTGGCGCCAACACCATGATCGACACGCTGAGCGATGCTCTGGATGACATCGGTGCCCTGCGCGCCAAGTTCGGTGCCAACATCAACCGCCTGAACCACACCAGCAACAACCTGGCGAACATGAAGGACAACACCGAGATGGCCAAAGGTCGCATCATGGATGCCGACTTCGCCATGGAAAGCGCCAACATGAGCAAGAACTCCATGCTCATGCAGTCGGGCATCTCCATGCTCAAGCAAGCCGGCCAGATGCCGGGCATGGTCATGGGCCTGCTGGGCTAA
- a CDS encoding transcriptional regulator, which produces MISSLTMKATDGTVCPLLRSGRDGCLVRFDRSLYQLSLSTGDEVEKVDLGFSGSRVLERLLQVPGEVVSREELLSYAWQERVVGQGSLNQQIYTLRQILADADSQIIQTLPRRGYLFNPNYLVSVENTSQQPAPTPVEQPNAALPLSRRTPLRSPWLAPTMLGTAVALLLAFVALGYRFMHAPKGSLTYTHSIGPLEVLYVEKSQQMLERMMQETRLLVASVAGMSSRPGRLIVNMSPGFYELRCLQNDGRVNWLKVHRSQVNAIPNETLQGCLR; this is translated from the coding sequence ATGATTTCATCTCTGACCATGAAGGCCACCGATGGCACCGTTTGTCCGCTCCTGAGGAGCGGCCGCGATGGCTGCCTGGTTCGCTTCGATCGCTCGCTCTATCAGCTATCGCTTTCCACTGGCGACGAGGTAGAAAAAGTGGACCTTGGCTTTTCCGGCAGTCGGGTCCTGGAGCGTCTGTTGCAGGTGCCTGGTGAGGTCGTTTCGCGTGAGGAACTGCTGAGCTACGCCTGGCAGGAGCGTGTGGTTGGTCAAGGCAGTCTGAACCAGCAGATCTACACCCTGCGCCAGATTCTGGCCGATGCAGACAGCCAGATCATCCAGACCTTGCCGCGCCGGGGCTACCTGTTCAACCCGAACTATCTCGTCAGCGTCGAAAACACCTCGCAGCAGCCAGCACCGACGCCGGTCGAACAGCCCAATGCAGCATTGCCGCTTTCACGTCGGACACCGCTCCGCTCTCCCTGGCTCGCCCCCACAATGCTCGGCACTGCTGTAGCGCTACTGCTGGCGTTCGTCGCTCTGGGCTATCGCTTCATGCATGCGCCCAAGGGTTCGCTGACCTATACCCACTCCATCGGCCCGCTCGAAGTGCTCTACGTGGAAAAGAGCCAGCAGATGCTGGAACGGATGATGCAAGAGACCCGCCTGCTGGTAGCCAGTGTTGCGGGCATGAGTTCGCGCCCGGGCCGGCTGATCGTGAACATGTCGCCCGGCTTTTACGAGCTGCGCTGCCTGCAAAACGACGGCCGGGTCAACTGGCTGAAGGTTCACCGCAGCCAGGTGAACGCGATCCCGAACGAAACACTGCAAGGATGTCTGCGATGA
- a CDS encoding OmpA family protein, with product MRSRGKGGAGGEHEIIIKRRGKKGHDDEHGGAWKVAFADFTLAMMALFMVLWIIQPQMNLTNPAFGDEESNPLVDGGAGIFDGTSTSPLELDGVPVRQARDEDEPERQRVETARGEGETSEDGSRRYASTAELQALAALMQEVAGQVDALANLEVDVVPQGLRILIKDDQQRFMFQRGSAVLNPHFARLLGVLAGVLAKVENKLIISGHTDATPYRLQSGYDNWNLSGDRALRARNVLVEAGLPGRSVLQVTAQADVMPLRPDAPEDGANRRVEILLLTDSAETLYKELFGDSYGKVRFSEKGASYSGPDGAGI from the coding sequence ATGAGAAGCAGGGGCAAGGGTGGCGCAGGCGGCGAGCACGAGATCATCATCAAGCGTCGCGGCAAGAAGGGCCACGACGATGAGCACGGCGGCGCCTGGAAGGTGGCCTTCGCCGACTTCACCCTGGCGATGATGGCGTTGTTCATGGTGCTGTGGATCATCCAGCCGCAGATGAATCTCACCAATCCGGCTTTCGGCGATGAGGAAAGCAATCCGCTGGTCGATGGCGGCGCCGGCATCTTCGACGGCACCAGCACCTCACCGCTGGAACTCGATGGCGTGCCGGTGCGGCAGGCGCGGGATGAGGATGAGCCAGAGCGTCAACGTGTCGAGACTGCGCGTGGCGAGGGTGAAACGTCCGAGGATGGTAGCCGCCGCTATGCCTCGACGGCCGAGCTGCAGGCCCTGGCGGCACTGATGCAGGAGGTTGCCGGGCAGGTCGACGCCTTGGCGAACCTGGAAGTGGATGTGGTGCCGCAGGGGCTGCGCATCCTGATCAAGGACGACCAGCAGCGCTTCATGTTCCAGCGCGGCAGCGCCGTGCTCAATCCGCATTTCGCCCGTTTGCTCGGTGTGCTGGCCGGCGTGCTGGCCAAGGTCGAAAACAAGCTGATCATCAGCGGACATACGGATGCCACGCCTTACCGCCTGCAATCGGGCTATGACAACTGGAACCTGTCCGGTGACCGCGCTCTGCGGGCGCGCAATGTGCTGGTGGAGGCTGGTCTGCCGGGGCGCTCGGTGCTGCAGGTGACGGCGCAGGCCGACGTGATGCCGTTGCGCCCGGATGCGCCGGAAGATGGTGCCAATCGGCGGGTGGAGATACTTCTGCTGACCGACTCGGCGGAGACCCTGTACAAGGAGCTGTTCGGTGACAGCTACGGCAAGGTGCGTTTCTCGGAGAAGGGCGCCAGCTACAGCGGCCCGGACGGCGCCGGGATTTGA
- the motA gene encoding flagellar motor stator protein MotA — protein MQKVLGAFIIIGCVLGGYAMANGDMRMLWQPAEVVIIVGAALGSLVVGNPKEVLIEMLHQIKGVFAYQRRGEEFQRQLLMLLYELLEMVDVGGLKVLDSHIEEPDQSDLFVRYPLILQEKNLMAFIADNFRLMAMGKITAHELEGFLEQELEAMEHALLQPARSLHKIGEAMPGFGILAAIMGIIITMGSIGGSVAEIGAHVAAALVGTFLGIFFCYCLMEPLSNAMSQRIKTELSALECVRTTLVAHVAGKPTLLAVDAGRKLIEQDVKPAFRQLEKWVTQYEEERDAA, from the coding sequence ATGCAGAAAGTATTAGGTGCGTTCATCATCATCGGTTGTGTGCTGGGTGGCTACGCCATGGCCAACGGCGACATGCGCATGCTCTGGCAGCCGGCTGAGGTCGTCATCATTGTCGGGGCGGCACTCGGTAGCCTGGTCGTGGGTAACCCGAAAGAAGTCCTGATCGAGATGCTGCATCAGATCAAGGGCGTGTTCGCCTACCAGCGCCGCGGCGAGGAATTTCAGCGCCAGTTGCTGATGCTGCTCTACGAGTTGCTGGAAATGGTCGATGTGGGTGGCCTCAAGGTGCTCGACTCGCACATTGAAGAGCCTGATCAGAGCGACCTGTTCGTGCGCTATCCGCTGATCCTTCAGGAAAAGAACCTGATGGCGTTCATCGCCGACAATTTCCGCCTGATGGCCATGGGCAAGATCACTGCCCATGAGCTCGAGGGCTTTCTCGAGCAGGAGCTCGAAGCCATGGAACACGCGCTGCTGCAGCCGGCGCGTTCGCTGCACAAGATTGGCGAGGCGATGCCGGGGTTCGGCATCCTCGCGGCGATCATGGGGATCATCATCACCATGGGCAGCATCGGTGGCAGCGTCGCGGAAATCGGCGCCCATGTGGCCGCGGCGCTGGTCGGCACCTTCCTCGGCATCTTTTTCTGCTACTGCCTGATGGAGCCGCTCTCCAATGCCATGAGCCAGCGGATCAAGACCGAACTCTCGGCGCTGGAGTGCGTACGTACCACGCTCGTCGCTCATGTCGCCGGCAAGCCCACGCTGCTGGCGGTGGATGCCGGTCGCAAGCTGATCGAGCAGGACGTCAAGCCCGCTTTCCGTCAGCTGGAAAAATGGGTCACCCAGTATGAGGAAGAAAGGGACGCCGCATGA
- a CDS encoding FliA/WhiG family RNA polymerase sigma factor has product MNATCSVDYYAASPASPALFAPGAEQRWLMQYLPLVKRIVRQLSLQANQVLDREDMEQIGMIGLLEGLRRYGEPDEQFGRFAALRIRGAILDELRRQDWRPRQVRQQAHKVRDAIRELTRQLGHTPSDEEIKTFTGLDEKDYQAFLWADSSEAIESLDELLQSGHEHFPDTAELFEERLIKERLLEQALARLDERERLVLTLYYQHELSLKEIALVLEVSDARVCQLSKQAIGKACRFLTERSQ; this is encoded by the coding sequence ATGAACGCCACCTGTTCCGTCGATTACTACGCCGCCAGCCCGGCCAGCCCTGCGCTATTCGCGCCGGGTGCCGAACAGCGCTGGCTGATGCAGTACCTGCCACTGGTCAAGCGCATCGTGCGCCAGCTTTCGCTGCAGGCCAATCAGGTGCTCGACCGCGAGGACATGGAGCAGATCGGCATGATCGGGCTGCTCGAAGGTCTGCGCCGCTATGGCGAGCCAGACGAGCAGTTTGGCCGTTTCGCCGCGTTGCGCATTCGCGGAGCCATTCTCGATGAGCTGCGCCGTCAGGACTGGCGGCCACGTCAGGTCCGGCAGCAGGCGCACAAGGTGCGCGACGCCATCCGCGAGCTCACCCGTCAGCTCGGCCATACGCCGAGCGACGAGGAGATCAAGACGTTCACCGGCTTGGACGAAAAGGACTACCAGGCGTTTCTCTGGGCCGATTCGTCCGAGGCCATCGAGAGCCTCGACGAACTGCTGCAGAGCGGTCATGAGCACTTCCCTGACACCGCGGAGCTGTTCGAGGAGCGCTTGATCAAGGAGCGTCTGCTGGAGCAGGCCCTGGCGCGGCTGGACGAGCGCGAGCGGCTGGTGCTGACGCTGTACTACCAGCACGAATTGAGCCTCAAGGAAATCGCCCTGGTGCTGGAAGTCAGCGACGCCAGGGTCTGTCAGTTGAGCAAGCAGGCGATCGGCAAGGCCTGTCGCTTTTTAACCGAGAGAAGTCAGTAA
- a CDS encoding flagellar basal body-associated FliL family protein, translated as MSTPRLVLLMLLLNVVTVAGGVGAAYWLLKPGMVGGDVVAETIEPVEYQFYPVSKVIVSLRGDGRERYFVLDLALQAEASDEPKNFEQVEPLVRNSVVSYLSGLEFADLRAMPIGELQTRLEEALFADFASKKAVAPFHHVLVNKMIVQ; from the coding sequence ATGTCGACGCCCCGTCTGGTTCTTCTGATGCTGCTACTCAATGTTGTCACCGTGGCCGGTGGCGTCGGTGCCGCCTACTGGCTGCTCAAGCCGGGCATGGTCGGTGGCGATGTGGTGGCCGAAACCATCGAGCCGGTGGAGTACCAGTTCTATCCGGTGAGCAAGGTTATCGTCAGCCTGCGCGGTGACGGCCGCGAGCGCTATTTCGTGCTCGACCTGGCGCTGCAGGCGGAAGCATCGGACGAACCGAAGAATTTCGAACAGGTCGAGCCGCTGGTGCGCAACTCGGTGGTCAGCTACCTCTCCGGCCTCGAGTTCGCCGACCTGCGCGCCATGCCGATCGGCGAGTTGCAGACGCGCCTGGAAGAGGCGCTGTTCGCCGACTTCGCCAGCAAGAAGGCGGTGGCGCCGTTCCACCACGTACTGGTCAACAAGATGATCGTTCAATAA
- a CDS encoding flagellar hook-length control protein FliK — protein sequence MQLISASAPATAVAEALAQPLRPASLGGHAAARTADVPTGFASEFHARMLGAALDLDVDALQQPLEVQAPALPLALAEPVVEAGADEAEQGPAELWLLGMLDQQQVQVQAREAAVQLGWPVAPEQPGAAPDGQAGAVIETQFHSRVTPLPAGLPGQQLGDQLVDRPLPAAPVARPVIELGAALNQLGAGAAGNDLGAELAVEPLRELASIDEGSQSAPLVAERPASSVAQGAERLLKLQAPEAKWGEQMLHALREHVEVQLQQRQQSASIRLDPPELGSLEIHLSHESGRLTVQLSAAHADVARLLQQTSDRLRQELVAQHFVQVNVQVGADGQSSRQGQSQQGHDGDAVLAATAPASAAVAADGGRRSAGRGNDVLVTV from the coding sequence ATGCAGTTGATCTCGGCTTCGGCCCCGGCCACCGCAGTGGCGGAAGCATTGGCGCAACCGCTGCGTCCGGCCTCGCTGGGCGGGCACGCGGCTGCCCGAACGGCAGACGTCCCAACCGGATTTGCCAGCGAGTTTCACGCACGCATGCTGGGTGCGGCCCTCGATCTCGACGTGGATGCGTTGCAGCAGCCGCTGGAAGTGCAGGCGCCAGCGTTGCCGCTCGCCCTAGCGGAACCCGTTGTCGAGGCGGGCGCCGATGAGGCCGAGCAAGGTCCGGCCGAGCTGTGGCTGCTGGGTATGCTCGATCAGCAGCAGGTGCAAGTACAGGCGCGCGAGGCCGCGGTTCAGTTGGGCTGGCCGGTGGCGCCCGAACAGCCAGGCGCGGCGCCGGATGGCCAGGCCGGTGCGGTCATCGAAACACAGTTCCACAGCCGGGTAACCCCGCTGCCCGCAGGGCTACCTGGCCAGCAGCTCGGCGATCAGCTCGTCGACCGCCCGCTGCCCGCGGCTCCGGTCGCGCGCCCGGTCATCGAGCTCGGTGCAGCGTTGAATCAGCTGGGAGCCGGTGCAGCAGGAAACGATCTTGGCGCAGAGCTGGCGGTCGAGCCGCTGAGGGAGCTCGCCAGTATCGACGAGGGCAGCCAGTCAGCGCCGCTAGTGGCCGAGCGCCCGGCCAGCAGCGTCGCTCAGGGCGCCGAGCGCCTGCTCAAGCTGCAGGCGCCCGAGGCCAAGTGGGGCGAGCAGATGCTGCATGCGCTGCGCGAGCACGTCGAGGTTCAGCTGCAGCAACGCCAGCAGAGCGCAAGCATCCGGCTGGATCCGCCGGAGCTGGGCAGCCTGGAGATTCACCTCAGCCATGAGTCCGGTCGCCTCACCGTGCAGCTCAGTGCGGCCCATGCGGATGTGGCGCGCCTGCTGCAGCAGACCAGCGACCGTCTGCGCCAGGAGTTGGTGGCGCAGCACTTCGTACAGGTCAACGTGCAGGTCGGCGCCGACGGCCAGTCGAGCCGTCAGGGTCAGTCGCAGCAGGGGCATGACGGCGATGCGGTCCTCGCCGCAACCGCGCCGGCGAGCGCAGCCGTGGCTGCGGATGGCGGCAGGCGTTCGGCAGGTCGCGGTAACGATGTGCTGGTCACGGTCTGA
- the fliS gene encoding flagellar export chaperone FliS yields the protein MTYLPNDSYDSYRAVDLEARAASASPYELVLVLMDGLLDELARARGHIEHKRYQQKGASLEKCMNILNGLNGALDEENGGEVVQGLARLYEYCIYRLSDVSVTLSLEGLDEVVNLLGTLREGWEGVSAARK from the coding sequence ATGACCTATCTCCCCAACGACAGTTACGACAGCTACCGCGCGGTGGATCTCGAGGCGCGTGCCGCCTCGGCGTCGCCTTACGAGCTGGTGCTGGTGCTGATGGACGGCCTGCTCGACGAGCTGGCCCGCGCGCGCGGCCACATCGAGCACAAGCGCTATCAGCAGAAGGGTGCCTCGCTGGAAAAGTGCATGAACATCCTCAACGGTCTCAATGGCGCCCTCGATGAAGAGAACGGCGGCGAGGTCGTGCAAGGCCTGGCGCGGCTCTACGAATACTGCATCTACCGTCTCTCCGACGTCAGCGTGACGCTGTCGCTGGAGGGGCTGGACGAGGTGGTGAACCTGCTCGGCACGCTGCGTGAAGGTTGGGAGGGCGTCAGTGCCGCACGCAAGTGA
- the fliD gene encoding flagellar filament capping protein FliD gives MAIDSDYVKQMSTQLATYEVQSSLDRLNRNESNYKTQRDALSKLRTSLTTFKSAVSGLKTGKATMLVNSASFSQDGYVTATVGAKAQAGSYQFYVEQLASKQQVAVQGLVDGSLSGTLTLEGQDFDLAGYASLDDAAKAINATADLGVQATLVRSNGEVSLVLTSTESGASNAFAHSLTGTAATSTTLSTAADARIRMGGSFGVGGIELTSSSNNFDNVIDGVSLSVNKVHKDGDAALTLTIDQDKSATKGKAQSFVDAFNALMTSFDSLTASGSDSSARGALAGDSSIRSIESRLNGLLRTDFGGTSLINFGISADRNGKLTIDTARFEAAVAKDPAGFEALFTGKDNLLDSIDKTVASYTSSTNGLLKNRMDTLDMSLRRIDEQFENLQQQYDTYYSRYLKQFTSMMQTMQSMEQTFGMF, from the coding sequence ATGGCGATAGATTCAGATTACGTAAAGCAGATGTCGACGCAGCTCGCGACCTACGAAGTTCAGTCTTCGCTGGACCGGCTCAATCGCAACGAAAGCAACTACAAGACTCAGCGCGATGCGCTGAGCAAGTTGCGCACCTCCCTGACGACTTTCAAATCCGCTGTCTCCGGGCTGAAGACCGGCAAGGCGACCATGCTGGTCAACAGCGCCTCCTTCAGCCAGGACGGCTATGTCACCGCGACGGTCGGCGCGAAGGCCCAGGCCGGCAGCTATCAGTTCTATGTCGAGCAGCTGGCCAGCAAGCAGCAGGTCGCGGTGCAGGGCTTGGTCGACGGCAGCCTCAGTGGGACCCTGACGCTCGAAGGGCAGGATTTCGATCTGGCGGGTTACGCCTCGCTCGACGACGCAGCCAAGGCGATCAACGCCACCGCCGACCTCGGCGTGCAGGCGACGCTGGTGCGTAGCAATGGTGAAGTCAGTCTGGTGCTGACCAGCACCGAAAGTGGTGCGAGTAATGCCTTTGCGCATTCGCTGACTGGCACTGCCGCTACCAGCACCACCCTGTCCACTGCGGCCGATGCGCGTATTCGCATGGGCGGCAGCTTCGGCGTTGGCGGCATCGAGCTGACCAGCTCGAGCAACAACTTCGACAACGTCATCGATGGTGTCAGCCTGTCGGTCAACAAGGTGCACAAGGACGGTGATGCGGCCCTGACGCTGACCATCGACCAGGACAAGAGCGCCACCAAAGGCAAGGCGCAGAGCTTCGTCGACGCCTTCAATGCCTTGATGACCAGCTTCGATTCGCTGACCGCCAGCGGCAGCGACAGCAGCGCCCGTGGCGCGTTGGCCGGTGACTCCAGCATCCGCTCCATCGAGAGTCGCCTGAACGGCTTGTTGCGTACTGATTTCGGCGGCACCAGCCTGATCAATTTCGGGATCAGTGCTGACCGCAACGGCAAGCTGACCATCGACACCGCTCGCTTCGAAGCTGCCGTAGCGAAGGATCCAGCCGGTTTCGAGGCGCTGTTCACCGGCAAGGACAACCTGCTCGACAGCATCGACAAGACCGTCGCCAGCTACACATCCAGCACCAATGGCCTGCTGAAGAACCGCATGGACACGCTGGATATGAGCCTACGGCGCATTGATGAGCAGTTTGAGAATCTGCAGCAGCAGTACGACACCTATTACTCCCGCTACCTCAAGCAGTTCACCTCCATGATGCAGACCATGCAGAGCATGGAGCAGACCTTCGGAATGTTCTGA
- a CDS encoding flagella synthesis protein FlgN yields the protein MNQRDKLLAVVAVDLEQDCADYLALRDLMQALYAFLLERDSPEIDRLNLQITTRVETIGARAQRRAKVLSAFRLQADADGMQRLLGSYPDDQAMRLRQSWQQLGVLASQCQQINERNGKLLAMHHEILGQLLAGSHDARLYQPQMY from the coding sequence GTGAACCAGCGTGACAAGCTGCTCGCGGTCGTTGCTGTCGATCTCGAGCAGGACTGTGCCGATTACCTGGCCCTGCGTGACCTGATGCAGGCGCTCTACGCATTCCTGCTCGAGCGCGACAGCCCGGAAATCGATCGTCTCAATCTGCAGATCACGACACGCGTCGAAACCATCGGTGCACGCGCGCAGCGCCGGGCGAAGGTGCTGAGCGCCTTCCGCTTGCAGGCCGATGCCGATGGCATGCAGCGCCTGCTCGGTTCCTATCCCGACGACCAGGCCATGCGCTTGCGCCAGTCCTGGCAGCAACTTGGCGTGCTGGCCAGCCAGTGCCAGCAGATCAACGAGCGCAACGGCAAGCTGCTTGCCATGCATCACGAGATCCTTGGCCAGTTGCTGGCGGGCAGTCACGATGCGCGGCTTTATCAGCCGCAGATGTACTGA
- the flgM gene encoding flagellar biosynthesis anti-sigma factor FlgM produces MEISRHFKPALTPAAEANTTRQPAPRPLADTAVRQPESLPLEQMHDALRAMPDVDLDRVAAIKQALQRGEISTDPAELAGSMLAYHRGSDA; encoded by the coding sequence ATGGAAATCAGCCGGCATTTCAAGCCCGCCCTGACACCGGCCGCCGAGGCCAATACCACCCGCCAGCCGGCTCCACGGCCGCTGGCCGACACCGCCGTGCGCCAGCCGGAAAGCCTGCCGCTGGAGCAGATGCATGACGCACTGCGCGCCATGCCGGATGTCGACCTCGATCGCGTCGCGGCGATCAAGCAGGCCCTGCAGCGCGGTGAGATCTCCACCGATCCCGCCGAACTGGCTGGCAGCATGCTCGCCTACCATCGCGGAAGCGATGCGTGA
- a CDS encoding flagellar FliJ family protein: MKQQIETLGRLASLRSHRVRQMLGRVQYQQSLCQRYRNNITGLSRLCGFSVPMSTPLQRDNQQRYKATLYKMVELQRRELAVAEQALERIQRELLQAMRSEKVVEHMIDDKMQQWQQLLAQQEQKIQDGLAAQSWWRNRMA, encoded by the coding sequence ATGAAACAGCAGATCGAAACCCTCGGCCGCCTGGCCAGCCTGCGCAGCCACCGCGTGCGGCAGATGCTCGGTCGCGTGCAGTACCAGCAGAGCCTCTGCCAGCGCTACCGCAACAACATCACCGGCCTCAGCCGCCTGTGCGGATTTTCCGTGCCAATGAGTACGCCGCTGCAGCGCGACAACCAGCAGCGCTACAAGGCCACCCTGTACAAGATGGTGGAGCTGCAGCGCCGCGAACTGGCAGTCGCCGAACAGGCGCTTGAGCGCATTCAGCGTGAGTTGCTGCAGGCCATGCGCAGCGAAAAGGTGGTCGAGCACATGATCGATGACAAGATGCAGCAGTGGCAGCAGCTGCTTGCGCAGCAGGAACAGAAGATTCAGGACGGCCTGGCGGCGCAGAGCTGGTGGCGTAATCGAATGGCCTGA